The genomic stretch gcctatagagcgcgtcctagtggctgcagctctgccgctttgagtccgccaggagaaaagcacgatataaatgttctgtgtttgttattGGTCCATCTTAACTATCGAATACTAAATATTCTCCTCTGTCTCTTCcaggtttaccttgcttcccatCGAGCCAGTgaccaacagctggccatcaAGATGGTCAGGAAAAGAGCATTCCTGAAGAAAGACCCCGAGGTCATCTTTAGGGAGAGTCAGGCCTTGAAGACCCTTAAGAAGGGTCCCTTCATCACCCAGCTCTATGGTACATTCCAGTCGGAGGATTACCTCTactttgccatggagtacctgagcgggggagacCTGTGTAAACTTATAGATGATGCTGATGTTCCCTTTGACATTACAACCCTAAGGTAAGATTACATACCTccgaactttttgagatgagaaagagggacacttaagccacgcccctgccacacccctgatcacaccccggcacacccctagccacacataccataaagattttataaaacaaatatgttttataactcaaacgacactggtcctttcaatcctggttaatttttcttcatattaacacttgaaaactagaaatacatcaatttaaaggatgagaatacagtttagagtcaatcaaacacacatttttttcagtagagaaatacccatatttatatagaaagagggacaaagtcctgaaagagggacacgtgaggaggaaagagagacagaagggcagggctcccaaagagggacagttgggagccatgaGATGACTCTGCTGTTTTATAAAGCTAACAACTGTCCCTCAAGCCCCTGtaaccaggcccggatttgtGTCACAGGAGCTTATAGTCACAAATGTCTTGGcatcctagactccgccctccttgAGCCTACAAATCACTGctgaaccacaccacaagtgtgctggctgtcccagctgtcacttctcccttacttcccttgcccgccatgggtagctacaggtgccccttagtattaggtagccagaagtaccctcaatattaagttgcatagggaaggagagagggaggcagctagagcagcctttctatcatcaggcgcctgtaggcatgtgcctacagtgctttatggtaaatccagccctgcctgtaacccctgtgaCCTGGGGGTCCCACCTCCCCATCCCCAATatgcagagcagcgcagggagcaGAGTATGTTACCTGTTCTTGTGTCACTCAGCTGCCCTCCTTACATCAGCTGTGCATGATGCTGCatacctgtcacatgacatgtaagAGGAGCCAGTAGCCATGTGGAGGTGTGCAGCACACAGAGCCCACCCACTGTGGGGAGGATATCAGAGCAACATGGTGCTGCAAGCAGGGAGCATACACTTCTtcctgcactgctctgcatactagtgtgtgtgtgggggagggggggggggttatctgctAGTCCCCCTGTTACAACTATTCCATCTTGTAAATTACCCTTATTAGAAAAGGTTCTGGTAAAATGCTTTATTTACATCACATCAATGTGAGGAAGTCATTTTACACACTGAAATTTGTATTAGATCTTTAGAATgagtcaggctgggtgcacacataacataacgtgaaaaggctgcattttatgccatgttttcattttaagttgtgtgcattttttgtgtgtttttgctgcgtttgcgttttttaacCGTTTTGTGTgcggttttaatgcgtttgcggtttgcatatacaaaacgcatgtgagatttgtatgcgttttttatgggttttaatatttacatttatgcaaatcactaggaagacaacaggaagcggaaataatcagatatctttatttttttaaaaaaacgcatcaaaaacgcatacaaaacttaaaggggaactgaagtaagaggtatacagaggctgccatatttatttccttttaatcaataccagttgcctggcagccctgctggtctatttctctgcagtagtatctgaataacaccagaaacaagcatgcagctagtcttgtcagatctgacattaatgtcagaaacacctgatctgctgcatgcttgttcaggggctatggctaatagtattagaggcagaggatcagcaggagggcgtggcaactggcattgcttagatggaaataaatatggcagcctccatatccctctcacttcagttgtcctttaatatattgcgtttccattgactttcattatgtgcttttTTGATGCGTTCATGCATTATATGCAACAAAACTAGCGATTATAAAAACGCTAAAGTACAAACACACACCCATGCCTTTTTTATGCTGCCCATGGAGTAACATtggtgcataaaacgcagcggtttgcaatggtagcatttctgctatgtgtgcacctggcCCCATGGATACATCTTTCTGCTTTATTTGTGTATTGAACATGTGATGCTAATAATGATTTTATTTCTCTTCCATCAGACTATTTGCTGCACAGATGGtcatcggcctggagtacatccactccaagggtatAATCCACcgagacatcaagccggaaaacatccttctggacggagtcgggaataTAAAGATCGCTGACTTCGGTCTGGCAGCACAAAATGTCTTTGGAAATGCCATGACTAAAGGATGTAAGGGGACCTTGTtctatatggccccggaggtgttcctagagatggactacaACCACACAGTAGATTACTTCTCTATGGGAATCGTGCTCTTTATCATGGCGTCCTTCAGGTACCCATTCCTGAAGGATGAGGAGGATAGGTTTAATTTTGACCTCAGATCCTCCATTTGCTGCACATCTCCAGACTATACAGCGGAGATGGACATCATGCTGAAAGACTTCTTGAAGAAGCTACTGTGCAAGAGCCAGATAAGGCGTGAAAAACTGgtgaaaaacctgagggaagagccgCTCTTCATCCAGATAGACTGGAAGGACGTGGAGTCCGGAGAGGCACGGCCCCCATTCCATGTGGAACCACCACAGGAAAAACCGAGAGACACACTGACTGTGTTTGAGATCACCTATTCTGAGGCAAAGAGGAAGCCCAGATTGCGAGCTGAGCAGCAACAGCTCTTTAAGTCGTTCTCGTTTGCCAGTGAGGGGTGGTGAGTTGTGTGGAAGACCTGCCAGCTTCCAACAACATCAGCCGtctactcacttggacaacaacatCAGCATCATCATACAtcatatttataataaaaaaaaaatgtcagtttgtcTGTATGTATTAATGTTCTGAGATTGTAAATTAACATACATAAGGTAAAATTTAGCAACAACAAACGGAAGGGCAGCCCCCACCAACAAGAAGTAGCAGACACGCTTGTGGTCCTTCATCTCTTTGTCCAAAGAGGAATGGAGTACTAATGTTATAGAAGGGATCCAGCACTTTCTGAAAATTAAGAACCAACTTTTATTTGCAAAGTGTATAGTTGTAGACATAGCCCCTGATGATATGCTATGCAATGAAATGCATAGGGCAGAGCcagcagagtgacgtcactggTGGAGAAGTGTAGGAGCGAATGAGCTGCGTCCAGCATATCAGCGTGCTAGCATACCTTGCTGGTTTAACGTTTTGGCTGACAGCAGCGATTAAGGCAGCAGATGGTTATAGAGCGGCCACTCGGGAACTGGGCCTACCTGTACCTTTTTTGTAAGCCTATGAGACGCTTGCCAAACTTGCTGGAAAGTTTTTATtgaagatttttttaattttataataaaCGATCTGCACAATTGGAATCGGTTTCCCCCTTTCCCTTCCTTCTTTTTAATTCACATGTGGATGTACATGGTGGTGATCTGAACTGGGAAAACGAGGATATATGGAGGAAGAAAGCAGCTTGCCAGAGAggtgacttggggggggggggcataaaccCCGGGGGCGTGATGTGGTCGGTCAGACCAGAGGATCTGGTGAGTTATACCCTGAAGGGgggtctgcattgtgttgtgcatAGACAGATTGAAGAGTCCGAGAGCGCAAACCATGAATATGTATAGTTGTAGACAGACAAAAAGGCTGAAGGCTGAGGCCACCCTCGGGCACTTTTTGCCTACGGTTTGCGCTTTGGTGATTTGTTGGTGACTAGCAGGaataatcctatgggattactcacatTGCTCTGATTACGGCACGTTTGCAATTTCTGACGATCCCAAACCTGCTGAATGTAGCATTTTCCCCGGCGATTGTCttgtgattctcattcactaGAATGAGAAGTGCAAAAACGCAATCGccaaaaaaattgcaattgctaGGCAGGCTAGGAAGTTTGCCAAAAGATACTAGTAGGGGAAAAACATCAATACGTTGAAAAGTGAGATGTTAATTTATatactacagtatataaatataaatatctatatatataatagagtgcaTGCGTGCACGTATGTTTTCTGCTTTCAACAAGACTTTGTATGCAGATTTCTTGCTGCCTGGGAGGATAtgctctgggggtctcgcgtaccCCCTACACACCTGggcagaaccacaaacagccaaccacATGGCACATTTGGTCACTTAGTGACTGAGGTCAAAAATTCTTGGAAAGCGGGCggaacataaaacagccaatcaatttgAGCAATTCATTTTCAATTCTTAGGCTGTTAGTCGCAGAGGTCTTAAACTTGTCACACTTggtcaccaatcaaaattcacctattgattttcaagggaaatatttaaactggtgcaattcttacactgctaatagcagaggcctcaaaactCAAAAACTTTAGTCATTGGggttgattgggggggggggggagactggggttcaaattcactaaaagaGGGGGgaaccacaaatagccaatcagattttttttgctcaataaactgcttccattcacacatttttgatgccagcaattcggaagctcacaaacttggtaattaagtgactgtgtgtcaaggttacaaaaagtcggCGGAGTCAAAATCCCAAattttttactgggaaaatgtacactgcagccttacactgttaatgacagggttcttaaaattctgacattttcaaggggaatatttaaattgttgccattcttacattgttaatagcagaggcctcagacctggtacagtcggtcagtgggtgactgaggttaaaatccagaaaagggggtggagccacaaacagccaattagatttctttgctggataaactaaattcattcacacatttttgatgccaggaacctgaaagctcagaaacttggtcattgagtgactgtgtgtcaagattacaaaaaagtggacagagcaacAAGAAAACTTttcctgggaaaatataaactgcagccattcttacactgctaatggcagggttcccaaactttgcacagttggtcactgggtgactgggattactattcaagaaagtgggtggagcctacaacagccaatcaaaattcacctatttaatttcaaggggaatatttaaattgctgccaatcTTACAGTGTTAATAGCAGACCTCCTCCGCACACCTTACATTGATCCACCCTCACATTGGGAGGACTACAAGTACAATTCAGCCCGGCCATCCTATCCAGGAGGACCAGCACAGAGCTACTTGTGCAGATTACGGAGTATCCTGTGGACCTAAGGAGGGACTCTGCGGAGGAAGATTACATCCACACCCTGTGCCCCCGGCTGGTAGAGGGCTGAAAGCCATATCAGTGACCAACCCATACGGGCGAGTCAGCCACTCTTAGAGGTGAGAACACTCCACGGAGAGGCCTTTTTATTATGTCATATTGAAATGGAGTGCGCTCTCCCCTATTTGCCTTTTCCCCTTCCTGTTCCCGTCTATAGAGATGTTTATATAACCTCAGTGAGAGGCCACTACAGAGCAGCACCGCCCATCCATCCTTGTACCCCTTTATACCGGATTTACATTACCAAATCCACATCACTCCCCCTATAATAATAGGAGTAATATATGCCCTTCAGTATAGAGGATCATTTTCCTCAAAATACATTGCTGATAAGTATGAGAGGATCCACTGTGACAACTGGACAATTGGGGAATGCAAAGACCATCAAAAAGCCAAGCTCATGTGATCCTTACAGCCAGTAGAGGTTATTGATTAGCATTACattactgcttaaagggaaccagagacgaaacactctcatgtattttaccatacagtatatatcagtgggaacattagagaaaacacctaccctgctctctgtttcattctgcactgctcagcttgcttctaatcagccctgataaaatccctgactgagcattcagattggctttgctcaggaatcattatagctgactcTGTCttttattacacacacacatactgtacatacacacacacatactgtacacacacacacacacacacatacacacacacacacacacacacatacacacacacacacacacacacacacacacacacacacacacacacatatacacacacacacacacacatacacacacacacacacacactgtacatacacacaaacacacacacacacacacacacacacatactgtacacacacacacacacacacacatacatatacacacacacacacacacacatactgtacatacacacacacacacacacacacacacacacaca from Hyperolius riggenbachi isolate aHypRig1 chromosome 2, aHypRig1.pri, whole genome shotgun sequence encodes the following:
- the LOC137547473 gene encoding protein kinase C theta type-like, with amino-acid sequence MVRKRAFLKKDPEVIFRESQALKTLKKGPFITQLYGTFQSEDYLYFAMEYLSGGDLCKLIDDADVPFDITTLRLFAAQMVIGLEYIHSKGIIHRDIKPENILLDGVGNIKIADFGLAAQNVFGNAMTKGCKGTLFYMAPEVFLEMDYNHTVDYFSMGIVLFIMASFRYPFLKDEEDRFNFDLRSSICCTSPDYTAEMDIMLKDFLKKLLCKSQIRREKLVKNLREEPLFIQIDWKDVESGEARPPFHVEPPQEKPRDTLTVFEITYSEAKRKPRLRAEQQQLFKSFSFASEGW